Part of the Roseomonas sp. OT10 genome, AGGGCCCAGATCCGGGCCTCCTGCTCCATCTTGGTCTCGCGCGTGACGGGCAGGTGGTGGAAGGGGATGCCGTCGAGGTCGAGATGGGCATAGGCCTCGCGCGGATGGTTGGAGACGATGGCGGTCGGCTCCATGTCCAGCTCGCCCAGCCGCCAGCGGTAGAGCAGGTCGGCCAGGCAATGGTCGAACTTCGAGGCCAGCAGCATCACCCGGTGCCGCTGCCGCCGGTCGCGCAGCGTCCAGGCCATGCCGAAGCGGCCCGCCAGCACCTCCAGCCGCTGCCGCAGCCCGGCCGTGTCCGGCTCCCCCTCCCCCGGATGGTCCAGCACCACCCGCATGAAGAAGCGGCCGGTCTCCGTGTCGTCGAACTGCTGCGCCTCCAGGATGTTGCCGCCGGATTCGAAGATGCCGGTGGCCACCGCCGCGACGATGCCGGGGCGGTTGGGACAGGACAGGGTCAGGATGTGCTGCGGATGGGGCATGGCCGCCCCCGGGTCGCGCGCGCCCGGCCCGCCGTCAAGCCGGCCAGCACCGGTTTCGCACCGGATCGGCGCAGGATTCCGGCCCCGGCGGTGACGGAAGCGTAACCCGCCCGGTTGCCGCACGCCGGGGCCGCATGCTAAGGCGCCCGCGCCGCAGCGGGGTTCCTCCGCCGCGCGCCCGGCCGCATGCCGCGGCCCAGCACAACGGTACGGGAACCTACGTGGCCTCCGAAGCGACGACCGTCTCGCCCGACGCGCCCAGCGCGGCCCAGACCGCCGGGCCCGCCGGCGGACTCGCCCAGCGCTATGCGCGCGCCCTGCTCGACCTGGCGCGGGAGCGCCGGACGGTGGACCAGGTCGCCACCGATGTGGACAACCTCCTGGCGCTGTGGCGCGACGACGCCCCCTTCCGCGCCTTCGTCTCCGACCCGCGCCTGGACTCGGCGGCGCAGCGCAAGGGCGCCTTCGCCGTCCTCGAGCGGGCGGGGATCGGCGGGGACGTCCGGAACCTGGTCGGCGTGCTGGTGAACAACCGCCGCCTTTCCGCCCTGC contains:
- the purU gene encoding formyltetrahydrofolate deformylase — encoded protein: MPHPQHILTLSCPNRPGIVAAVATGIFESGGNILEAQQFDDTETGRFFMRVVLDHPGEGEPDTAGLRQRLEVLAGRFGMAWTLRDRRQRHRVMLLASKFDHCLADLLYRWRLGELDMEPTAIVSNHPREAYAHLDLDGIPFHHLPVTRETKMEQEARIWALVQETQSELVVLARYMQILSDGLAAKLAGRCINIHHSFLPGFKGARPYHQAHARGVKLIGATAHYVTADLDEGPIIEQDVERVSHQDTPDELIRQGRDIERRVLARAVRWHIEQRVILNGRKTVVFRS
- a CDS encoding F0F1 ATP synthase subunit delta, which gives rise to MASEATTVSPDAPSAAQTAGPAGGLAQRYARALLDLARERRTVDQVATDVDNLLALWRDDAPFRAFVSDPRLDSAAQRKGAFAVLERAGIGGDVRNLVGVLVNNRRLSALPAVARAFGTLLAEQRGQETAEVTTAHPLTDTQRNQIAARLTEAGHSNVRLVEHLDPSILGGLVLKIGSRLYDTSIKSRLQRLSYAMKGAA